The Synergistaceae bacterium genome has a segment encoding these proteins:
- a CDS encoding M48 family metallopeptidase, protein MNEIPYEIVRSDRKSIALIIDSEANLIVRAPNKAKESDIADFVEKKKRWIADKQHQVSVFGEKHSPVVFESGESLLYLGNTYTILKETVTDIKFSSTNILIPDGYTKADVIAWLKGEAETVLTERVSRYAGIMGVTYSSVKLSEAKARWGSCSAKDNLNFAWRLIMCPMAVIDYVVVHELSHIAYKNHSSGFWARVKTGLPNYKEQQDWLKVNRKILEII, encoded by the coding sequence ATGAATGAAATCCCTTATGAGATCGTGCGCTCCGATCGAAAGAGCATAGCTTTAATAATTGACAGCGAGGCAAATCTTATAGTCCGAGCGCCGAACAAAGCTAAGGAAAGTGACATTGCGGATTTCGTGGAGAAAAAAAAGCGGTGGATTGCAGATAAGCAGCACCAGGTATCTGTCTTTGGAGAGAAGCATAGCCCAGTGGTTTTTGAGAGTGGCGAAAGTCTACTGTATTTGGGCAATACTTACACAATTCTAAAAGAAACCGTTACTGATATTAAGTTTTCGAGTACGAACATCCTGATTCCTGATGGGTATACCAAAGCCGATGTAATTGCATGGCTGAAGGGTGAAGCAGAAACTGTGCTGACTGAGAGGGTCTCAAGGTATGCGGGGATAATGGGAGTAACCTATTCATCCGTCAAACTTTCTGAGGCGAAAGCCCGCTGGGGTTCATGCAGCGCCAAGGATAACTTGAATTTTGCCTGGCGGCTGATTATGTGTCCGATGGCAGTCATCGACTATGTGGTTGTCCATGAGCTTAGCCATATCGCTTATAAAAACCACAGCTCGGGGTTCTGGGCAAGGGTCAAGACGGGCCTCCCGAACTATAAGGAACAACAGGATTGGTTAAAAGTTAACCGAAAAATCCTGGAGATAATATAA